From the genome of Anopheles funestus chromosome 2RL, idAnoFuneDA-416_04, whole genome shotgun sequence:
atttatttgatttaaatttactttactttacttaTTTACTTAAATTTACTTTACTAAAAATTTACTTCAAATATTActgatattttaaattaatgctCTTTCTCGATGATACTTTGCACTGGAGGTTTCATTTTACTTCTACAtataataaactaaaaactGTTAAACACAAAGAAGTAATTATCTCATATATAATTTTACAGCATAACacatattacaaaaaaaacatcccaacCAATAATATAAATGACGCAGGAAtgcattaattttctttctgctCTTGAAGATTGAAAGGGGAAAACGAAATCGAAAGATCACTTTAAAACTTTCTACACATTGTCCCACTGCAAAGATTACAAGTCGTTCGGCTCATTTAACATACCATCTTATGCAATCTTTATACCAGTGAGTAAGAGACTAGTGCTTCAACCTAAGGGTTTTCCTCACGACAACAATTTGAGCAAATTGTTATTGTCTACTCTAAACACAGCACATCACTTATCGGATAAATGATTTAATGCAGAAACAGTTTAAAGGTGAAATTTACTAGCTTCAAAGATAAGGTTTCTTTGTGTTAGCCGTTTAACCAATGCAAAAACGATACTAACATTTTTGAATTCTTctacaattttttgttgtgaattttacatattaaatcaaaaataaaagaattccACTGGTATTGGTTAAATCTCACAAAGTGGAACGAAGGtcaaggggaaaaaaggatgaaCGGAAGTTGCCCACGATAAGCGGTGATTCAAATGGACATTTGGACTAAAAACATCGTAGAAGAAGGTGAGCGAAAGAGAGCCTCAAGCGTCTAAACGCAGATAATGCGTCGATGGCTGTACGGACGGTTGAGTTGAAACATGAAACTACTGCTTCTTCATACGGCACCACAGCTATTGTTACAAGATTTTTCCATTGTAAGctttaaaatcatttacaaaGTGTGCAAACGACGAGGAAATGGATGAGCCAGAAGGCACCAGGTGGTACGATGGGTGACGGGAAACGAGTTGATGCGAGCATAACAAAGCGAGCAACCAAAATGCGACAAACGCTACGTTATCGAGGCATTGCTTCCTTTCGAACCGCTGCCAAATGGTGAGATGTTTAGGATTGAAGCCTAGCGAAGAAAATTGTGTCTCATTGTCTTTCTACCTGACGATGCCGCTGGTACCGCTGGCGACCTACCCTCGGTCCGCAACGGTTACCTGCCGAGGATATTTATGCTTGCTCGACAGTGGCCAAAGGCTCAGTATTATGTACAACCTGTAGCAGTGTGTTTAGCTCCGAATAAAAAAGGATCTGGGTGAGGTGCATTCTTGTGCTTGGGTGTGAACAttccaaacagcaaaaaattgTGTGAAAACGAACGTTAAGTGATACACGATGAAACCTACCTGCTTGTTAGTGTCGGCCGTTATCGTGCTAATGCTAGTGCTTGTGATTCCCGAAACGTTTGGCAATGTGCATGATTTTGATGGCAATGAGCTGCACACTCCGCCGTATGATCGGCGCCGTCCATTCGGCAAAGAGCAGATGCCAGTGGGACGCGGATTTACTGACAGTGCGCGTGATATTCTGGCCAGTCCGGCCGGTCAGTTGGCCGCATACGTTGCGAAGGAGATGATCAGTCGATCGGCAGGAAATAGCCAGGTGTGTGTATTTCATTATACTGTGTGTTAAACTCACAAAGCATCAAATTTTAGAAATCTAACCTCAAGACATTTTTAGTGCATCAAGTACAGTGcgtgcaacaaaaaagacacagAATGTTAGCACATGATATCACAAATTTTAGTTACTTTTTACAATCAAATGATAGTTTCTATTATCATCAAGActagaaaaaaattgctaatgatttttcacaaaaaaactcacaatTTTTGTCTTATTATCTGATTCGTTTGCTTAAAATACGGTTTGAAAAACTGTTTCAATGATTCGAGCAAAAGATTCGAGCAGAAGATTTCATTACCAAACCAACAAATCAACTACATTCCATCCGTTCTAAAGCGCCACACTTATTACGTCAATCGCAACTTTTGCTTTTGAACTTTTACTTTCGAAATCAAACAGTGAAAGGTGGCAAACTTCTTCCCCGGACTaatcaaaaagtaaaaacaactAATTAATCGTTCCATAATGGATacgggtatttttttttttgtttcttcttcgttttttatctctttaACCCACTCCACAGGTGCTCAGCTTGAACCTGACGAATCTCTTGATTCTGTTTCTACTGAAAGCGCTCATCTTCGCCGCCGGACTGATCGGTGCCGGGAACTGGAGTCAGTACGCGAGAGGCCGCAGCGAAGAAGGTAAGCCCCATCATCCCCATTTACCCGACGCATCGCACCGGAACCGGCATCGTATTCAGCCGTCGCGCTGTTATTGTTTTCCtccaccaccccaaaaacccctggTCGAACAAAACACCGGAAGCGGCAAATAATGCTCCATTCCGAAACGAAATAGCCCGAAGGTTTTGCGATTGCAGCACCAACCGACATACCGACTCACAATAGGGACACACAATGGTCCCGCAGCGCTAATGAGTTCTCCTTTCGCGTGAATCTCGCCTTCTAACGCTTCGCCCTTCGTAATGCTTCTTTCATCTGTCCAGGTGCTGCCAATGGGGGATTTTTACTGCCGGGTGAAGCGAACCTCATCGTCGGCTATCTGGCCGCGGAAGGTTCCGGCCAGGATGGGTGTTTGATGCGTTCCGCCTGCCGTGCACCGCGCACGGCCGATGAGTATGCGCGGGCGGCACACGCCCTCATGAAGGGTGCGGAAATGTTTAGCCCGGAAATAGCGGACAACTACAACTACAAACGCTTGCTGACGAGTCTGGACCGGGCGGCAATGGAAGGGTTGCAAGGGGCACCGTGTGAAATGATCTACGCCTGTCATATCTGATGTGGAT
Proteins encoded in this window:
- the LOC125765203 gene encoding uncharacterized protein LOC125765203; its protein translation is MKPTCLLVSAVIVLMLVLVIPETFGNVHDFDGNELHTPPYDRRRPFGKEQMPVGRGFTDSARDILASPAGQLAAYVAKEMISRSAGNSQVLSLNLTNLLILFLLKALIFAAGLIGAGNWSQYARGRSEEGAANGGFLLPGEANLIVGYLAAEGSGQDGCLMRSACRAPRTADEYARAAHALMKGAEMFSPEIADNYNYKRLLTSLDRAAMEGLQGAPCEMIYACHI